In the Athene noctua chromosome 25, bAthNoc1.hap1.1, whole genome shotgun sequence genome, one interval contains:
- the TMEM98 gene encoding transmembrane protein 98: METVVIVAIGVLATIFLASFVALVVVCRQRYCHPKDLRHHYDTKPIVDLMGTTETPSEPSELELDDVVITNPHIEAILENEDWVEDASGLVSHCIAILKICHTLTEKLVAMTMGSGARVKSPASLGDIIVVAKRISPRVDDVVRSMYPPLDPKLLDARAAALLLSVSHLVLVTRSACRQPAARHWVERSLAAAEEHMAVLRQAAMATETDRPPGTEAFRQEQSAI; encoded by the exons ATGGAGACGGTTGTCATCGTGGCCATCGGGGTGCTGGCCACTATCTTCCTGGCGTCCTTCGTGGCGCTGGTGGTGGTCTGCCGGCAGCGGTACTGCCACCCCAAAGACCTCCGGCACCACTACGACACCAA ACCCATTGTGGACCTGATGGGGACCACTGAGACACCGTCGGAGCCCTCGGAGCTGGAGCTGGATGACGTGGTGATCACCAACCCCCACATCGAGGCCATCCTGGAGAACGAGGACTGGGTCGAGGATGCCTC CGGTCTGGTGTCCCACTGCATCGCCATCCTGAAG ATCTGCCACACACTGACGGAGAAGCTGGTGGCCATGACCATGGGCTCAGGCGCCCGCGTGAAGTCCCCCGCCAGCCTGGGTGACATCATTGTGGTGGCCAAACGCATCAGCCCCAG GGTGGACGATGTGGTGAGATCCATGTACCCGCCGCTGGACCCCAAACTGCTGGACGCGAG GGCGGCGGCACTGCTGCTGTCGGTCAGTCACCTGGTGCTGGTGACCCGCAGCGCCTGCCGCCAGCCCGCCGCCCGCCACTGGGTCGAGCGCTCGCTGGCGGCCGCCGAGGAGCACATGGCGGTTCTGCGCCAAGCTGCCATGGCCACCGAGACCGACCGGCCACCGGGCACCGAGGCCTTCCGGCAGGAGCAGTCGGCCATCTGA
- the GRN gene encoding progranulin, which translates to MRTLLPLWLALAGAGAWLPCPDGQPCPATPVLPASSAALCQDGASCPARASCPLPEGVPCADGHHCCPRGSRCSADSKSCIESPGPHAVPCPDGQSECPDNATCCVTASGAWGCCPMPQASCCADKVHCCPHATVCDLTRGRCLSPTGDVPLGTTFPAWKRQPPGPVALRQVLCPDGRSACPDGATCCQLPSAQYGCCPLQNAVCCSDGQHCCPQGTACDLERSTCTSSRGWAQPLALLPKARDVKCDNKTSCPDGSTCCQLSLGTWGCCPLEEAVCCPDHVHCCPQGYTCDPEAGSCLQEGGSRQPWVQKTPALTRVGDVKCDEETSCPDGNTCCRLSSGAWGCCPLEQAVCCPDHVHCCPQGYTCDPEAGSCLQEGGGRQPWVQKTPALTRVGDVKCDEETSCPDGNTCCRLSSGAWGCCPLEQAVCCPDHVHCCPQGYTCDPEAGSCLQEGGGRQPWVQKTPALGRGGDVRCDEATSCPQGSTCCRLSSGAWGCCPLEQAVCCRDHQHCCPRGYTCNVAAQSCEKLMAPTPLLRAPSPPLRTPTLPPAPLRAASTQAGAAVPCDAARSCRRGQRCCRSRGGSWGCCPFTQGSCCSDGRHCCPGGARCTGGGWGCSPQRWDLPAPRRVLL; encoded by the exons ATGAGGACCCTCCTGCCGCTGTGGCTGGCCCTGGCCGGAGCCGGCGCCTGGCTGCCATGTCCCGACGGGCAGCCGTGCCCCGCCACCCCG GTCCTGCCCGCCAGCAGTGCGGCGCTGTGCCAGGATGGCGCGTCCTGCCCCGCCAGAGCCAGCTGCCCGCTGCCGGAG ggaGTCCCCTGTGCTGATGGTCACCACTGCTGTCCCCGAGGGTCCCGCTGCAGCGCCGACAGCAAATCCTGCATCGAGTCCCCAG GCCCCCATGCTGTCCCCTGTCCCGACGGACAGTCCGAGTGTCCCGACAATGCCACCTGCTGCGTGACGGCCAGCGGCGCCTGGGGGTGCTGCCCCATGCCCCAG GCCTCCTGCTGTGCCGACAAGGTGCACTGCTGTCCCCACGCCACTGTCTGCGACCTGACCCGTGGGCGCTGCCTGTCCCCCACCGGTGACGTCCCCCTGGGCACCACCTTCCCCGCCTGGAAGCGCCAGCCCCCAGGACCAG TCGCGCTGCGCCAGGTGCTGTGCCCCGATGGCCGCTCGGCGTGTCCCGACGGTGCTACCTGCTGCCAGCTGCCCTCGGCGCAGTACGGCTGCTGTCCCCTGCAAAAC GCCGTGTGCTGCAGCGAcgggcagcactgctgcccccAGGGCACTGCCTGCGACCTGGAGCGCTCCACCTGCACCTCGTCTCggggctgggcacagcccctgGCATTGCTGCCCAAAG CTCGCGATGTGAAGTGTGACAACAAGACGAGCTGCCCCGATGGGAGCACGTGCTGCCAACTCAGcctggggacctgggggtgctgcccGCTGGAGGAG GCCGTCTGCTGCCCCGACCACGTGCACTGCTGCCCCCAGGGCTACACCTGCGACCCCGaggcgggcagctgcctgcaggagggGGGGAGCCGCCAGCCCTGGGTGCAGAAGACCCCAGCCCTGACCCGGGTGGGGGACGTGAAGTGTGACGAGGAGACGAGCTGCCCCGACGGGAACACGTGCTGCCGGCTGAGCTCGGGCGCCTGGGGGTGCTgcccgctggagcag GCCGTCTGTTGCCCCGACCACGTGCACTGCTGCCCCCAGGGCTACACCTGCGACCCCGaggcgggcagctgcctgcaggagggGGGGGGCCGCCAGCCCTGGGTGCAGAAAACCCCGGCCCTGACCCGGGTGGGGGACGTGAAGTGTGACGAGGAGACGAGCTGCCCCGACGGGAACACGTGCTGCCGGCTGAGCTCGGGCGCCTGGGGGTGCTgcccgctggagcag gccGTCTGCTGCCCCGACCACGTGCACTGCTGCCCCCAGGGCTACACCTGCGACCCCGaggcgggcagctgcctgcaggagggGGGGGGCCGCCAGCCCTGGGTGCAGAagaccccagccctgggcaggggggggGATGTGCGGTGTGACGAGGCGACGAGCTGTCCCCAGGGGAGCACGTGCTGCCGGCTGAGCTCAGGCGCCTGGGGGTGCTgcccgctggagcag gccgTCTGCTGCCGGGACCACCAGCACTGCTGCCCCCGGGGCTACACCTGCAACGTGGCCGCCCAGAGCTGCGAGAAGCTGATGGCGCCCACCCCCCTGCTGCGGGCACCCTCACCCCCCCTCCGCACCCCCACCCTCCCACCCGCCCCGCTGCGAGCCGCCAGCACCCAGGCGGGTGCCGCCGTGCCCTGCGACGCCGCCCGCTCCTGCCGCCGCGGGCAGAGGTGCTGCCGGAgccgggggggctcctgggggtgcTGCCCCTTCACGCAG ggctcctgctgctccgACGGCCGTCACTGCTGCCCTGGGGGGGCCCGCTGcaccggggggggctgggggtgcagccccCAGCGCTGGGACCTGCCTGCACCCCGCAGGGTGCTGCTCTGA